The following proteins come from a genomic window of Pyxidicoccus sp. MSG2:
- a CDS encoding lysophospholipid acyltransferase family protein, translating to MAKGVLGNDPFQRGAATRAGDGGKAAADDASAKPANKGGAKKAPAKTPARAKAGGGAKAASAKGAKAGGGATAASMKAASAHAGSGKASATKPPVDAKAGSGRDASTPTKQPAAAKTGGSAGKVRKEPAAHEAEGAMASELTPESSNREPVTAGAKRNGGTREQQPGAGTAHTGQTSAPVDDDAGLPLREPAAPVSPRKPPPPRKPVLAEEPGARTERQREVDHALAEALAAEVAEATARAAVDEALDRRPGEEQDADRLMATEMATELAGAAVEQVLGHSPPSQRPERERELAAAVAAQVAEAAAEVAVAEVLDRHANAKATSTLTEDGELEERAADAYEGADGAGYDLEAEAEGGFGPSEDDEEEEEDAEGTSPWDTSGLELSVTLSVQDPEDRDASTLEPEEEVPDASRDELPLGRRTPLSLVPPTDEGSAPREPFFTDQAREPEGPRPLAQRAAGMLSLARDIAGHALASQGLGRAMGAMNGLVDALRAGLGTGGGTSIDEYGKDPSLVERLDPVLEFLYSQYWRVLVQGVDHVPQGAAILVANHSGALPYDGLVMSLAISRERPDLREPRWLVEDQVFHAPVLGTLFNRLGAVRACPENALRLLDEHRPLVVFPEGYQALSKPFAERYRLKRFGRGGFVKLALRTGAPIVPVAIVGAEETSPLLGRLPASFLGLPYVPLTPLGPLPLPAKWSIRFGEPLGMEGLPPEAADDPGEVQRITERTRESIMGMLQSLLRERRSVFAG from the coding sequence ATGGCCAAGGGAGTCCTCGGGAACGACCCCTTCCAGCGCGGCGCCGCGACTCGCGCCGGCGACGGTGGGAAGGCGGCCGCCGACGACGCGAGCGCGAAGCCCGCGAACAAGGGGGGCGCGAAGAAGGCCCCGGCGAAGACGCCCGCGCGCGCGAAGGCCGGCGGCGGTGCGAAGGCGGCGTCCGCGAAGGGGGCGAAGGCCGGTGGTGGCGCGACGGCGGCGTCCATGAAGGCCGCATCGGCGCACGCGGGGAGCGGCAAGGCGTCCGCCACGAAGCCTCCGGTGGATGCGAAGGCCGGGAGCGGCAGGGACGCGTCGACGCCCACGAAGCAGCCGGCGGCGGCGAAGACCGGAGGCTCGGCCGGCAAGGTGCGGAAGGAGCCCGCGGCACACGAGGCCGAGGGAGCCATGGCGTCCGAGCTCACACCCGAGTCCTCGAACCGGGAGCCCGTGACGGCTGGCGCGAAGAGGAACGGAGGCACCCGCGAGCAGCAGCCCGGAGCGGGGACCGCGCACACGGGGCAGACCTCCGCGCCCGTGGACGACGACGCAGGCCTCCCCCTGCGCGAGCCCGCCGCGCCCGTCTCCCCGCGCAAGCCGCCGCCTCCTCGCAAGCCGGTGCTCGCGGAAGAACCCGGCGCGCGCACGGAGCGGCAGCGCGAGGTGGACCACGCGCTGGCGGAGGCCCTGGCCGCCGAGGTGGCCGAGGCCACGGCGAGGGCCGCGGTGGACGAGGCGCTGGATCGCCGGCCCGGCGAGGAGCAGGACGCGGACCGGCTGATGGCCACGGAGATGGCCACCGAGCTGGCCGGGGCCGCCGTGGAGCAGGTGCTCGGCCACAGCCCGCCCTCGCAGCGTCCGGAGCGTGAGCGCGAGCTCGCCGCCGCGGTGGCCGCACAGGTGGCCGAGGCTGCCGCCGAGGTCGCCGTGGCCGAGGTCCTCGACCGCCACGCCAACGCGAAGGCGACGTCCACCCTCACCGAGGACGGGGAGCTGGAGGAGCGCGCCGCCGACGCCTACGAGGGCGCGGACGGCGCGGGCTACGACCTGGAGGCGGAAGCGGAGGGAGGCTTCGGCCCCAGCGAGGACGACGAGGAGGAAGAGGAGGACGCGGAAGGCACCTCTCCGTGGGACACGTCCGGGCTGGAGCTGTCCGTGACGCTCTCGGTGCAGGACCCCGAGGACCGCGATGCCTCGACGCTGGAGCCGGAGGAGGAGGTGCCGGACGCCTCGCGCGACGAGCTGCCCCTGGGCCGCCGGACGCCGCTGTCGCTGGTGCCCCCCACTGACGAGGGAAGCGCACCGCGCGAGCCGTTCTTCACGGACCAGGCCCGCGAGCCGGAAGGCCCGCGTCCCCTCGCCCAGCGCGCCGCGGGGATGCTGTCACTCGCCAGGGACATCGCCGGCCATGCGCTGGCGAGCCAGGGACTCGGCCGGGCGATGGGCGCGATGAACGGGCTGGTGGACGCGCTGCGCGCCGGGCTGGGCACGGGCGGCGGCACCAGCATCGACGAGTACGGCAAGGACCCGTCGCTGGTGGAGCGCCTGGACCCGGTGCTGGAGTTCCTCTACTCGCAATACTGGCGCGTGTTGGTGCAGGGCGTGGACCACGTGCCCCAGGGCGCGGCCATCCTGGTGGCCAACCACTCGGGCGCCCTGCCCTACGACGGGCTGGTGATGTCACTGGCCATCTCCCGCGAGCGCCCGGACCTGCGAGAGCCACGGTGGCTGGTGGAGGACCAGGTCTTCCACGCGCCGGTGCTGGGCACGCTCTTCAACCGCCTGGGCGCGGTGCGGGCCTGCCCGGAGAATGCGCTGAGGCTGCTGGACGAGCACCGCCCGCTGGTGGTGTTCCCCGAGGGCTACCAGGCCCTCAGCAAGCCCTTCGCGGAGCGCTACCGCCTCAAGCGCTTCGGGCGCGGCGGCTTCGTGAAGCTGGCGCTGCGCACGGGCGCGCCCATCGTCCCGGTGGCCATCGTCGGCGCGGAGGAGACGTCTCCATTGCTGGGCCGGCTGCCAGCATCCTTCCTGGGCCTGCCCTACGTGCCGCTCACCCCGCTGGGCCCCCTGCCCCTGCCCGCGAAGTGGAGCATCCGCTTCGGCGAGCCGCTCGGAATGGAGGGCCTGCCACCCGAGGCCGCGGACGACCCGGGCGAGGTGCAGCGGATCACCGAGCGCACCCGTGAGTCCATCATGGGCATGCTCCAGTCACTGCTGCGCGAGCGCCGCTCCGTCTTCGCGGGCTGA
- a CDS encoding SDR family oxidoreductase, giving the protein MDVSRPGKGRLRIAVTGASGDYGKLLMHRLERDPDVESILVLDVARPEGSKVEYHRVDLTRYDAEGDLHDALTDRPVDALYHLAFLFGPIRNGSLAHELEVIGTMNVLTAAGRARIPRLVVPSMTAVYGARGNNPALLREDSPLQGCPHSRFVTDKVEVEGQVRAFRERHPDMRVLVLRFAPVLGPSVDNPATRLLKHGVVPTLLGYDPLWQGLHEEDAARALHLALRAETSGEFNIVGRGVLPLSGLIHQAGARPLPLPGPLFRAALRTLDVVGAGTLPMALLDYIHYSWVADGERAESGLGFIPFHHVRDAAAALRRS; this is encoded by the coding sequence ATGGACGTGTCACGACCAGGCAAGGGGCGGCTTCGCATCGCGGTCACCGGCGCGAGCGGAGACTACGGAAAGCTGCTCATGCATCGGCTGGAGCGCGATCCAGACGTGGAGAGCATCCTCGTATTGGACGTGGCACGTCCCGAGGGTTCCAAGGTCGAGTACCACCGGGTGGACCTCACGCGATACGACGCGGAGGGTGATTTGCACGACGCGCTCACCGACCGCCCCGTGGACGCGCTCTACCACCTGGCCTTCCTCTTCGGGCCCATCCGCAACGGCTCGCTGGCGCACGAACTGGAAGTCATCGGCACCATGAACGTGCTGACCGCGGCGGGTCGCGCACGGATTCCGCGGCTGGTGGTGCCATCGATGACCGCCGTGTACGGCGCGCGCGGCAACAACCCGGCGCTCCTGCGCGAGGACTCCCCGCTGCAGGGGTGTCCGCACAGCCGCTTCGTCACCGACAAGGTAGAGGTGGAGGGCCAGGTGCGCGCCTTCCGCGAGCGCCACCCGGACATGCGCGTGCTGGTGCTGCGCTTCGCGCCGGTGCTCGGCCCCTCGGTGGACAACCCCGCCACGCGACTGCTCAAGCACGGGGTGGTGCCCACGCTGCTGGGGTACGACCCGCTCTGGCAGGGGCTGCATGAAGAGGACGCCGCGCGGGCGCTGCACCTGGCGCTGCGCGCGGAGACATCTGGCGAGTTCAACATCGTGGGCCGGGGCGTGCTGCCGCTGTCCGGCCTCATCCACCAGGCGGGTGCCCGCCCGCTCCCCCTGCCGGGGCCGCTGTTCCGGGCCGCGCTGCGCACGTTGGACGTCGTGGGGGCCGGCACGTTGCCCATGGCCCTCCTCGACTACATCCATTACTCGTGGGTCGCGGACGGCGAGCGCGCCGAATCCGGACTCGGCTTCATCCCCTTCCACCACGTCAGGGACGCCGCTGCGGCGCTGAGGAGGAGCTAG
- the mutL gene encoding DNA mismatch repair endonuclease MutL — MARIARLSDVLINKIAAGEVVERPASVVKELVENSLDAEASTIRVELEGGGVDRIIVSDDGHGMGRQDAVACLERHATSKLRELDDLFHIDSMGFRGEAIPAIASVSRFTLHTAEVGAEVGTRVVVEGGGPPLVEDAPPRTGTVITVEDLFFNVPARRKFLRRGDTELKHAEEAVVRLALAYPEVGFFASHEGATLFSSAACPDDPRERIAAALGPTAHPHLFPVEERRLGVTVTGYAASPEFTFNNARGLYTYVNRRYVRDRGLIGTIQRAYQDFLASGRQPVVVLHIDVDPRAVDVNVHPQKLEVRFADARGVQEALTAALTRMLRAAPWLGAAADANVPQPGQPREAAHYAQAVERFLTRAQEATWGAPLPTAMDAPGAPSAPPRAPLGPFPTGPAGQGARPGALPFAPGAGQAPAFGQAQPQLNEAPPPGYFAALRPMGLLGGRFHVCEGPGGTLVVLDPHAALERARLTGYLRALEDGKGPPAPSLFGTTLEMPLPAAKALVEGREALTRLGFDVEPFGGTTVALKTAPPGLEGADARSLLEALARALPPKGATLDAVSLAEAVRVMACHAARRASATPLTDAQLRALLGELDRADFHPPCIHGTVVVLEMPLLELERRAR, encoded by the coding sequence ATGGCTCGCATCGCCCGTCTCAGTGACGTCCTCATCAACAAGATCGCCGCCGGCGAGGTGGTGGAGCGTCCCGCCTCCGTGGTGAAGGAGCTGGTGGAGAACTCGCTCGACGCCGAGGCCAGCACCATTCGCGTCGAGCTGGAGGGCGGGGGCGTGGACCGCATCATCGTGTCCGATGACGGGCACGGCATGGGACGCCAGGACGCCGTCGCGTGTCTGGAGCGTCACGCCACCAGCAAGCTGCGCGAGCTGGACGACCTCTTCCACATCGACTCCATGGGGTTTCGGGGCGAGGCGATTCCGGCCATCGCCTCCGTCTCCCGCTTCACACTCCACACCGCGGAGGTCGGCGCCGAGGTGGGCACGCGCGTGGTGGTGGAGGGCGGAGGCCCGCCGCTGGTGGAGGACGCGCCGCCGCGCACCGGCACCGTCATCACCGTGGAGGACCTCTTCTTCAACGTGCCCGCGCGCCGCAAGTTCCTCCGCCGGGGCGACACCGAATTGAAGCACGCGGAGGAGGCTGTGGTGCGCCTGGCACTGGCGTACCCGGAGGTGGGCTTCTTCGCCTCGCACGAGGGCGCCACGCTCTTCTCCAGCGCGGCCTGCCCGGACGACCCGCGCGAGCGCATCGCCGCGGCGCTGGGCCCCACCGCGCACCCGCACCTGTTCCCCGTGGAGGAGCGGCGGCTGGGCGTCACCGTCACCGGGTACGCCGCGTCACCTGAATTCACCTTCAACAACGCGCGCGGCCTCTACACCTACGTCAACCGGCGTTACGTGAGAGATCGCGGACTCATCGGCACCATCCAGCGCGCGTACCAGGACTTCCTCGCGTCGGGCCGGCAGCCGGTGGTGGTGCTCCACATCGACGTGGACCCGCGCGCGGTGGACGTCAACGTGCACCCGCAGAAGCTCGAGGTGCGCTTCGCCGACGCGCGCGGCGTGCAGGAGGCGCTCACCGCCGCGCTCACCCGCATGCTGCGCGCCGCCCCGTGGCTGGGCGCCGCGGCGGACGCCAACGTTCCGCAGCCGGGCCAGCCGCGCGAGGCCGCCCACTACGCGCAAGCCGTGGAGCGCTTCCTCACCCGCGCCCAGGAGGCGACGTGGGGCGCGCCGTTGCCCACCGCGATGGACGCGCCGGGTGCTCCGTCCGCGCCGCCGCGCGCGCCACTGGGGCCATTTCCCACGGGCCCGGCGGGGCAGGGGGCCCGGCCGGGAGCGCTGCCCTTCGCGCCGGGCGCGGGACAGGCGCCTGCCTTCGGTCAGGCGCAGCCGCAACTCAACGAGGCCCCGCCGCCCGGCTACTTCGCGGCGCTGCGGCCCATGGGCCTGTTGGGCGGACGCTTCCACGTGTGCGAGGGCCCCGGTGGCACGCTGGTGGTGTTGGATCCGCACGCCGCGCTGGAGCGGGCTCGGCTGACGGGCTACCTGCGCGCGCTGGAGGACGGGAAGGGCCCCCCGGCGCCGTCGTTGTTTGGCACCACGCTGGAGATGCCGCTTCCGGCGGCGAAGGCGCTGGTGGAAGGACGTGAGGCGCTCACGCGGCTGGGCTTCGACGTGGAGCCCTTCGGCGGCACCACGGTGGCGCTGAAGACGGCACCGCCGGGGCTGGAGGGCGCGGATGCGCGCTCGCTGCTGGAGGCACTGGCCCGCGCGCTGCCGCCCAAGGGAGCCACGCTGGACGCGGTGTCCCTGGCGGAAGCGGTGCGGGTGATGGCCTGCCACGCCGCGCGCCGCGCCAGCGCCACGCCCCTCACCGACGCGCAGCTCCGCGCGCTGCTGGGCGAGCTGGACCGTGCCGACTTCCACCCCCCCTGCATCCACGGCACGGTGGTGGTGCTGGAGATGCCGCTGCTGGAGCTGGAGCGCCGCGCCCGCTGA
- a CDS encoding outer membrane beta-barrel protein: MLRRLLPPLALLIAAPVAAQDSDESEEEVPTSLDGVGRISIQGGYRFTSNETFYKSWYSRDLNKDLPRAREATGGPLAVGTFAYAINDLVELGIDLFVTGGRLYVNSPEGEQPIDTLSYGAAVGLRFQTVLPEVGPYGLLPFAGIATGPSLASSKRKGETVQETTTQIWMGSLGTTLRLSPRWGVTAEYRLAFLRGPVGPKDDKGARIGSFSNGGSWFSVGVTYSFPAEPTRPLSGRL, from the coding sequence ATGCTCCGCCGCCTCCTCCCGCCGCTCGCCCTGCTCATCGCCGCCCCCGTTGCCGCCCAGGACTCCGACGAGTCTGAAGAAGAGGTCCCCACGTCGCTGGACGGGGTGGGGCGCATCTCCATCCAGGGCGGCTACCGCTTCACGTCCAACGAGACGTTCTACAAGAGCTGGTACAGCCGCGACCTCAACAAGGACCTGCCGCGCGCCCGCGAGGCCACGGGCGGTCCGCTGGCGGTGGGCACCTTCGCCTACGCCATCAACGACCTGGTGGAGCTGGGCATCGACCTGTTCGTCACCGGCGGGCGGCTCTACGTCAACTCGCCCGAGGGCGAGCAGCCCATCGACACCCTGAGCTACGGCGCCGCCGTGGGCCTGCGCTTCCAGACGGTGCTGCCGGAGGTGGGCCCGTATGGACTCCTGCCCTTCGCGGGCATTGCCACCGGACCCTCGCTCGCCTCGTCGAAGCGCAAGGGAGAGACGGTGCAGGAGACCACCACCCAGATCTGGATGGGCTCGCTCGGGACCACGCTGCGCCTGTCGCCGCGCTGGGGCGTCACGGCCGAGTACCGCCTCGCCTTCCTCCGCGGGCCCGTGGGCCCCAAGGACGACAAAGGGGCTCGAATCGGCAGCTTCAGCAATGGCGGTAGCTGGTTCTCCGTGGGCGTGACATACAGCTTCCCAGCCGAGCCGACGCGGCCCCTGTCTGGAAGATTGTAG
- a CDS encoding tetratricopeptide repeat protein encodes MRESAEVVSAPRKMSMPEQPKTDVEKELADLRREIVEARNLVIKSDNLLKNLHAEVKAVGKRHEDFQKRQWLSSAVAYVLFAVIAVGAALMITSARSSSATNERERLEKMVADLSSQLEKQRGDVATHQTAQRAAGEVYKMMTTLPGDERLKGIDALVKLDTSRLSSLERQALNDRATALRRETGDAAFERGKIAFRKNEMASVISEMERFLAMNPPQEQALDASFFLGTAYNNSRQHDKAVPLLARFVEGDKASKTRDYAMLLLAQSYQEVGQMEKALETARDAAGTYPNSQYQPQFRGRIATVKRAMNPEAAAAPGAPAAAPAVATPAGQ; translated from the coding sequence ATGCGTGAGTCGGCCGAAGTCGTTTCCGCGCCCAGGAAGATGTCCATGCCAGAGCAGCCGAAGACCGATGTGGAGAAGGAGCTGGCGGATCTCCGCCGCGAAATCGTCGAGGCCCGCAACCTCGTCATCAAGAGCGACAACCTGCTGAAGAACCTCCATGCGGAGGTGAAGGCGGTTGGCAAGCGTCACGAGGACTTCCAGAAGCGCCAGTGGCTGTCGTCCGCCGTGGCCTACGTCCTCTTCGCGGTCATCGCCGTGGGCGCCGCGCTGATGATCACCAGCGCGCGCAGCTCCAGCGCCACCAACGAGCGCGAGCGGCTGGAGAAGATGGTCGCAGACCTGTCCTCTCAGCTGGAGAAGCAGCGCGGGGATGTGGCCACGCACCAGACGGCGCAGCGCGCCGCGGGCGAGGTCTACAAGATGATGACCACGCTCCCCGGCGACGAGCGCCTCAAGGGCATCGACGCGCTGGTGAAGCTGGACACCTCCCGCCTGTCCTCCCTGGAGCGCCAGGCCCTCAACGACCGCGCCACCGCGCTGCGCCGCGAGACGGGCGACGCCGCCTTCGAGCGCGGGAAGATCGCCTTCCGCAAGAACGAGATGGCGAGCGTCATCTCGGAGATGGAGCGCTTCCTGGCCATGAACCCGCCGCAGGAGCAGGCGCTCGACGCGTCCTTCTTCCTCGGCACGGCCTACAACAACTCCCGTCAGCACGACAAGGCGGTGCCGCTGCTGGCCCGCTTCGTCGAGGGCGACAAGGCCTCCAAGACGCGCGACTACGCCATGCTGCTGCTGGCCCAGTCGTACCAGGAGGTCGGCCAGATGGAGAAGGCGCTGGAGACCGCGCGCGACGCGGCCGGCACCTATCCCAACAGCCAGTACCAGCCGCAGTTCCGCGGCCGCATCGCCACGGTGAAGCGCGCCATGAACCCCGAGGCCGCCGCGGCCCCGGGCGCTCCCGCCGCCGCGCCCGCGGTGGCCACGCCCGCCGGCCAGTAG
- a CDS encoding carboxypeptidase-like regulatory domain-containing protein, with product MTRRGAGLALLAVLAGAGCALLEEEPDPSQLVCSSDDECGVDEVCFPDGCGDPGRDIVVEVVPNPQERRNAQDFRVEGLRPEQNLELFAPGAVAGRVMRATSLPAEDGGVAMRPYSEPLHLRATGESLLLPGVVRQYDAALVPINGAWALPVGTGGYTVTLTADDVEVPPVRGTSHVEPGATVPLDMVLPAADTLARLSGKVERQAGVLVDASLEIQALDSDLTALSQRVPVTRGTGAFTIVIPGEAARRTALLLRVTATGTAPWVPQKTFTVDPRAPLTEPLTLGDYGTPVRVTGRVVGLDGRPVAGATVSLQGEVGGGGTFRGPLATTGAEGRFTADTLPSAPGGTLSLVVVPPPGATSGLTVQSVEVPRTGATLPDVLCPDRRIVQGALLLPDTTNPAPGVRVVAEPVGQVPGWPRPPAGGEALGTTDNLGAFKLRLDPAVYRVDFVPTENLPRVSRTVTVLPGEDDTPQVLATFPLQKGRTVSGRVTEGDADAGTSHVVPYASIRFYRVVTLEGRPTTVLLSQAVSDQQGRYTALMPVR from the coding sequence GTGACTCGCCGGGGCGCGGGGCTCGCGCTGCTGGCGGTGCTCGCGGGCGCCGGCTGCGCGCTATTGGAAGAGGAGCCGGACCCCAGCCAGTTGGTGTGCAGCTCGGATGACGAGTGCGGCGTCGACGAGGTGTGCTTCCCGGACGGCTGTGGAGATCCGGGCCGCGACATCGTCGTGGAGGTGGTGCCCAACCCCCAGGAGCGGCGCAACGCGCAGGACTTCCGCGTGGAGGGCCTGCGGCCGGAGCAGAACCTGGAGCTGTTCGCCCCCGGCGCCGTGGCGGGGCGGGTGATGCGCGCCACGTCGCTGCCAGCGGAGGACGGCGGGGTCGCCATGCGCCCCTACTCCGAGCCCCTCCACCTGCGCGCCACGGGCGAGAGCCTCCTGCTGCCCGGCGTGGTGCGGCAGTACGACGCGGCGCTGGTGCCCATCAATGGCGCCTGGGCGCTTCCGGTGGGCACCGGCGGGTACACGGTGACGCTGACGGCCGACGACGTGGAGGTGCCTCCGGTGCGGGGCACCAGCCACGTGGAGCCGGGCGCCACGGTGCCGCTGGACATGGTGCTGCCCGCCGCGGACACGCTGGCGCGGCTGAGCGGGAAGGTGGAGCGCCAGGCAGGCGTGCTGGTGGACGCGTCCCTTGAAATCCAGGCCCTGGACTCGGACCTCACGGCCCTGTCCCAGCGCGTGCCGGTGACGCGCGGCACGGGCGCCTTCACCATCGTCATCCCTGGCGAGGCGGCGCGGCGCACCGCGCTCCTGCTCCGCGTGACGGCCACCGGCACGGCCCCGTGGGTGCCGCAGAAGACCTTCACCGTGGACCCGCGCGCGCCGCTCACCGAGCCGCTGACGCTGGGCGACTACGGCACGCCGGTGCGGGTGACGGGCCGGGTGGTGGGCCTGGACGGCCGGCCGGTGGCGGGCGCCACCGTCTCGCTCCAGGGCGAGGTGGGCGGAGGCGGCACCTTCCGCGGTCCGCTGGCCACCACCGGCGCCGAGGGGCGATTCACCGCGGATACGCTGCCGTCCGCACCGGGCGGGACGCTGTCGCTGGTGGTGGTGCCTCCGCCGGGTGCCACCTCGGGCCTCACGGTGCAGTCGGTGGAGGTGCCGCGCACCGGGGCCACGCTGCCGGACGTCCTCTGCCCGGACCGGCGCATCGTCCAGGGCGCCCTCCTGCTGCCGGACACCACCAACCCGGCGCCGGGCGTGCGCGTGGTGGCGGAGCCGGTGGGCCAGGTGCCGGGCTGGCCGCGTCCGCCCGCGGGCGGCGAGGCGCTGGGTACCACGGACAACCTGGGCGCCTTCAAGCTGCGGTTGGACCCGGCCGTGTACCGCGTGGACTTCGTGCCCACGGAGAACCTGCCGCGCGTCAGTCGCACCGTCACCGTGCTGCCCGGCGAGGACGACACGCCGCAGGTGCTGGCCACCTTCCCGCTGCAGAAGGGCCGCACCGTCAGCGGCCGGGTGACGGAGGGCGATGCGGACGCGGGCACCTCGCACGTCGTGCCCTATGCCTCCATCCGCTTCTACCGGGTGGTGACGCTGGAGGGCCGGCCCACCACGGTGCTGCTGTCGCAGGCGGTGTCGGACCAGCAGGGCCGCTACACCGCGCTGATGCCGGTGCGCTGA